A section of the Chryseobacterium scophthalmum genome encodes:
- a CDS encoding M3 family metallopeptidase, with product MNILTEKFSTPYHSAPFNQIKNEDYLPAFKKLIQKSEEEINAIVNNSEEPTFKNIIEALAFSGEQLDVASNIFFNLNSAETSDELQQIAQEVSPILTEYSSKISQNEALFNKIKKVYDEKEKYNLNEEQQMLLNETYKGFVRSGALLNEENKEKLKKISMDLSLKSLQFGQNVLASTNNYFKHITNKEDLAGIPEAILEQYAEEAKERNLDGYVLTLQYPSYIPLMTYAENRELRKEIALANGKKSFDGGEFDNQNLIKELLNLKQQKAELLGYATYADYVLEERMAKSPTKVIDFLNELLTKAKPYAEKEIEELKALAKADGIDEMQGYDHAFYAEKLRKAKYDLNDEELKPYFPLDQVQDAVFELSKQLFGLTFEERNDIPKYHEDVKVYEVKEVFDSAQTDNQLPSTDNQQPSTSYKALLYVDYFPRKGKRAGAWMTSYKNQYRKDGENSRPHISIVCNFSKPTKDTPSLLTFQEVTTLFHEFGHALHGMMANTQYPNLSGTSVKWDFVELPSQFLENFCYEPEFLKTFAKHYKTGEILPDEKIEKIAQSKNFMEGYQTLRQIGFGLLDMNYHTKVGELENKSVKEFEDNYTKATQLYPANPETAMSPSFSHIFQGGYSAGYYSYKWAEVLDADAFQYFKENGIFNPEIAAKYKVLLSSGGTKDPMELYKNFRGSEPKVESLLKRAFG from the coding sequence ATGAATATTTTAACAGAAAAATTCAGTACACCATATCATTCAGCACCATTTAATCAAATAAAAAATGAAGATTATCTTCCTGCTTTCAAAAAATTAATTCAAAAATCGGAAGAAGAAATTAACGCAATTGTTAACAACTCAGAAGAACCAACTTTTAAAAACATCATTGAAGCATTGGCTTTTTCAGGTGAACAGCTTGATGTAGCTTCCAATATATTTTTTAATTTAAATTCTGCAGAAACAAGTGACGAACTTCAGCAAATTGCTCAGGAAGTCTCTCCTATTCTAACAGAATATTCTTCAAAAATCTCTCAAAACGAAGCTCTTTTCAATAAAATCAAAAAAGTTTACGATGAAAAAGAGAAATATAATCTGAATGAAGAACAGCAAATGCTTTTGAATGAAACTTATAAAGGGTTTGTAAGAAGCGGTGCTTTATTAAACGAAGAAAACAAAGAAAAATTAAAGAAAATCAGCATGGATTTATCTTTAAAATCGCTTCAGTTTGGGCAAAATGTGTTGGCTTCAACCAATAATTATTTTAAACATATCACCAATAAAGAAGATTTGGCAGGAATTCCGGAGGCTATTTTAGAACAATATGCCGAAGAAGCAAAAGAAAGAAATTTGGATGGTTATGTTTTGACATTGCAATATCCAAGCTACATTCCGTTGATGACCTATGCCGAAAACCGTGAATTGAGAAAAGAAATTGCATTGGCAAACGGTAAAAAATCTTTCGATGGTGGTGAGTTTGATAATCAAAATTTAATAAAAGAACTTTTAAATCTAAAACAGCAAAAAGCAGAACTTCTAGGCTATGCAACTTATGCAGATTATGTTTTGGAGGAAAGAATGGCAAAATCTCCGACAAAAGTTATTGACTTTTTGAATGAACTTTTAACCAAAGCAAAACCTTACGCAGAAAAAGAAATCGAAGAATTAAAAGCTTTAGCAAAAGCCGATGGAATTGATGAAATGCAAGGTTATGATCACGCATTTTATGCCGAAAAACTTCGTAAAGCAAAATATGATCTGAATGATGAAGAATTAAAACCTTATTTCCCTTTAGATCAGGTTCAGGATGCAGTTTTCGAATTATCAAAACAACTTTTTGGGTTGACTTTTGAAGAGAGAAATGATATTCCGAAGTATCATGAAGATGTAAAAGTGTATGAAGTAAAAGAAGTCTTCGACTCCGCTCAGACTGACAACCAACTACCATCAACTGACAACCAACAACCATCAACTAGCTACAAAGCTCTCCTTTACGTAGATTATTTTCCGAGAAAAGGCAAAAGAGCGGGAGCCTGGATGACGAGTTATAAAAATCAGTACAGAAAAGATGGCGAAAATTCTCGTCCGCATATTTCTATTGTTTGTAATTTCAGTAAACCGACAAAAGATACACCGAGTTTATTAACGTTCCAAGAAGTAACAACCTTGTTCCATGAATTTGGTCATGCACTACACGGAATGATGGCGAATACGCAATATCCGAATCTTTCCGGAACTTCCGTAAAATGGGATTTTGTGGAATTACCTTCTCAGTTTTTGGAAAACTTCTGCTACGAACCGGAATTCTTAAAAACCTTCGCTAAACATTATAAAACAGGAGAAATTCTTCCTGACGAAAAGATCGAAAAAATTGCTCAGTCGAAAAACTTTATGGAAGGTTATCAAACATTGAGACAAATTGGTTTTGGATTACTGGATATGAATTACCACACGAAAGTTGGAGAGTTAGAAAATAAAAGTGTGAAGGAGTTTGAGGATAATTATACAAAAGCGACACAACTTTATCCTGCAAATCCTGAAACAGCGATGAGCCCAAGTTTTTCACATATTTTTCAGGGTGGATATTCTGCAGGATATTATTCTTACAAATGGGCGGAAGTTTTGGATGCTGATGCTTTTCAATATTTTAAAGAAAACGGAATTTTCAATCCTGAAATCGCTGCAAAATATAAAGTTCTTCTTTCTTCAGGCGGAACAAAAGATCCAATGGAACTCTATAAGAATTTCAGAGGAAGCGAGCCAAAAGTGGAGAGTTTGCTGAAAAGAGCGTTTGGATAA
- a CDS encoding 30S ribosomal protein S16, producing MSVKIRLQRHGSKGRPFFHIVVADARARRDGRFIEKLGTYNPITNPATIDLNVDSAVKWLNNGAQPTDTAKAILSYKGVLYKKHLQGGVAKGAFDEAEAEKRFSAWIEAKESKVQGKADGLATAKADAKKAALDAETKVKEARIAAAAQAEADAKAAEEAANAPAEEVTEATEEPTAEAEGTEETQA from the coding sequence ATGTCAGTAAAAATCAGATTACAAAGACACGGATCAAAAGGTAGACCTTTTTTTCACATCGTAGTTGCAGATGCAAGAGCTAGAAGAGATGGTAGATTCATCGAAAAATTAGGTACTTACAACCCAATTACTAACCCTGCTACAATAGATTTAAATGTTGATTCTGCTGTAAAGTGGTTAAACAACGGAGCTCAGCCAACTGATACTGCTAAAGCTATTCTTTCTTACAAAGGAGTTCTTTACAAAAAACACTTACAAGGTGGTGTTGCTAAAGGTGCTTTTGATGAGGCTGAAGCTGAAAAAAGATTCAGTGCTTGGATCGAAGCTAAAGAATCTAAAGTACAAGGTAAAGCTGATGGTTTGGCAACAGCTAAAGCTGACGCTAAAAAAGCTGCTTTGGATGCTGAAACTAAAGTAAAAGAAGCTAGAATTGCTGCTGCTGCACAAGCTGAAGCTGATGCGAAAGCTGCTGAAGAAGCTGCAAACGCTCCTGCTGAAGAAGTTACAGAAGCTACAGAAGAACCAACTGCTGAAGCAGAAGGAACTGAAGAAACTCAGGCTTAA
- a CDS encoding nuclear transport factor 2 family protein, producing MSQNKKTVQKYMDSFQETDHEKILSCLTEDVIWEMPGVYLHHGKEAFDKEIENENFTGKPKITVFRMTEENDIVIAEGNVVASFKNGDILNADFCDVFEMKSGLIKKLVSYLMQKK from the coding sequence ATGTCTCAAAACAAAAAGACCGTACAGAAATACATGGATTCTTTTCAGGAAACAGATCATGAAAAGATTTTAAGTTGCCTCACCGAAGATGTGATTTGGGAAATGCCCGGAGTTTATCTTCATCACGGAAAAGAAGCGTTTGATAAAGAAATAGAGAACGAAAACTTTACCGGAAAACCTAAAATTACAGTTTTCAGAATGACGGAAGAAAATGATATCGTAATTGCTGAAGGAAATGTGGTTGCCAGTTTTAAAAACGGAGATATTCTGAACGCTGATTTTTGCGATGTTTTTGAAATGAAAAGCGGACTCATTAAAAAGCTGGTTTCTTATTTAATGCAAAAAAAATAA
- the rimM gene encoding ribosome maturation factor RimM (Essential for efficient processing of 16S rRNA) yields MKKEDCYLLGKITRRHGLAGNVILKLDTDQPELYKKLDSIFVEINGLLVPFFIEKSSWSKLDALNIAFKNSNEALVDQSLGKSVYLPLTSLPQLTGKQFYYHEIIGYEIFDEQDNSCGIIRSVNDQTAQNYFVTNLDGKEVVIPLIKDWILEVDRDEKFIKMQLPEGLIDVFLVPSKKDE; encoded by the coding sequence ATGAAAAAAGAAGATTGCTATTTATTAGGAAAAATTACACGCAGACATGGGCTTGCCGGAAACGTAATCCTTAAACTGGATACAGACCAACCCGAGCTTTATAAAAAACTAGATTCTATTTTTGTGGAAATCAATGGTTTGTTGGTGCCTTTTTTTATTGAAAAATCTTCTTGGAGTAAATTAGATGCTCTGAATATTGCTTTTAAAAATTCTAATGAAGCTTTGGTAGATCAGTCTTTGGGGAAAAGTGTCTATCTTCCTTTGACAAGTTTGCCTCAACTAACCGGAAAGCAATTTTATTATCACGAAATCATCGGATATGAAATTTTTGATGAGCAGGACAACAGTTGCGGAATCATCAGATCGGTGAATGATCAGACGGCGCAGAATTATTTTGTTACCAATTTAGATGGTAAAGAAGTAGTGATTCCTTTGATTAAAGACTGGATTCTTGAAGTTGACCGTGATGAAAAATTCATCAAAATGCAGCTTCCGGAGGGTTTGATTGATGTTTTCTTGGTACCTTCTAAAAAGGATGAGTAA
- a CDS encoding SRPBCC family protein, whose amino-acid sequence MRTILKIIGGIILLIIVYAIVAVLAFGKNYHYEKSMVMNAPKEKVWQQIASMKSFNQWNPWMKLDKNMTINYSGTSGEVGDKYCWDSKNDDAGAGCQEIKEIIPNQKQKTEMLFKRPFEGQAISDIVLTSEGNSTKVTWSMDTEQETWMKIMRPMMDYQMGKSYEEGLNNLKALVEK is encoded by the coding sequence ATGAGAACAATTTTAAAAATTATTGGAGGAATTATCCTCCTGATTATTGTGTATGCAATCGTTGCAGTATTGGCTTTTGGTAAAAATTATCACTACGAAAAATCGATGGTGATGAATGCTCCGAAAGAAAAAGTGTGGCAGCAAATTGCTTCAATGAAATCTTTTAACCAATGGAATCCTTGGATGAAATTAGACAAGAATATGACAATTAATTACAGTGGAACCTCAGGTGAAGTAGGAGATAAGTATTGTTGGGACAGTAAAAATGATGATGCAGGAGCCGGATGTCAGGAAATTAAAGAGATTATTCCAAATCAAAAACAAAAAACAGAAATGCTTTTCAAAAGACCTTTCGAAGGACAGGCGATTTCTGATATTGTTTTAACTTCTGAAGGAAATTCTACAAAAGTGACCTGGAGTATGGATACCGAACAGGAAACCTGGATGAAAATTATGAGACCGATGATGGATTATCAAATGGGAAAATCTTACGAAGAAGGTCTTAATAATCTAAAAGCTTTGGTTGAAAAGTAA
- a CDS encoding DUF805 domain-containing protein, with protein MFQNVFSTEGRIRRTEFALSILIHVGSVFFTVFLAVITKIDFFFIITALVWFAGIIFRVIRGAKRCHDIGVSGWFQFIPFFIIAMAFVDSNRGSNKYGDNPKGIGNYYTIDEIGQKNY; from the coding sequence ATGTTTCAAAACGTATTTTCAACTGAAGGAAGAATCAGAAGAACAGAATTTGCTCTATCCATTTTAATACATGTAGGATCTGTTTTTTTTACCGTTTTTTTAGCAGTCATTACCAAGATTGATTTTTTCTTTATCATTACAGCGCTTGTTTGGTTTGCTGGAATAATTTTCAGAGTTATTCGGGGAGCAAAAAGATGTCATGATATAGGAGTGAGTGGCTGGTTTCAGTTTATTCCGTTTTTTATTATTGCAATGGCTTTTGTAGATAGCAATCGTGGGAGCAACAAGTACGGAGATAATCCTAAAGGCATTGGAAATTATTATACAATCGACGAAATTGGTCAAAAAAATTATTAA
- a CDS encoding nitroreductase family protein encodes MNKAEVLRDIIEQRRSIFPKDYNETEISQEIIDEILHSATLAPNHKRTKPWRFKVFRGEEKANLAVEMQEIYKSVTAPQVFLEKKYQDIGFKINKADAVVSIIVNFSGMVPEWEEIAAVSMAVQNMYLTCTANGVGCYWSSPKIVDHLKDSLTIEENQKCLGLFYMGNVD; translated from the coding sequence ATGAATAAAGCAGAAGTCTTAAGAGATATTATAGAACAGAGAAGAAGCATCTTCCCAAAAGATTATAACGAAACAGAAATTTCTCAGGAAATCATCGATGAGATTCTTCATTCGGCAACATTAGCTCCCAATCATAAGCGTACAAAACCTTGGCGTTTCAAAGTTTTTAGAGGGGAAGAAAAAGCAAATTTGGCTGTAGAAATGCAGGAAATTTACAAATCGGTTACCGCTCCGCAAGTTTTTTTAGAAAAAAAATATCAGGATATTGGTTTTAAAATCAATAAAGCAGATGCTGTAGTTTCGATTATTGTTAATTTCAGCGGAATGGTTCCTGAATGGGAAGAAATTGCAGCGGTTTCTATGGCTGTACAGAATATGTATCTCACCTGTACCGCAAATGGAGTGGGTTGCTACTGGAGTTCTCCAAAAATTGTTGACCATTTAAAAGATTCTTTAACGATCGAAGAAAATCAGAAGTGTCTTGGGTTATTTTATATGGGAAATGTTGATTAG